In a single window of the Papaver somniferum cultivar HN1 chromosome 8, ASM357369v1, whole genome shotgun sequence genome:
- the LOC113303768 gene encoding protein ANTI-SILENCING 1-like isoform X1: MPDTKEEENLEFKWLKKRGIGGRRKEVQFYDSFVFDSEEYSLYDCVYMYKDGEPGPYIGKLIKIWEQPGNLKKVKVLWFFRPIEVVNYIGDEEVPENELFLASGKQDSRGLTNINPLEVIAGKCNVICTSKDVKNPQPSEEEMKAADYIFYRTFNVDTFKISDEIDEKIASVEVKFIYNRTGGKEPGNIFKLGSGKTEESGKIGGSDDVSRPPVKLNAQDLPGNPAVCEKLDNSARLDNPDSSVRVENEQLVAPGVIHSSLPCETVAPNEAAIILDKQDNVLGRKEAQIKLEQLLLKRSERDGKVDDTSTTLVQEKGNLKPVNSSDEADRPSKKARVDSSVKSSKKPHPKISKSLSLSKNKKEASPQISKKDGADNLDKLPRETQTTVSNSSSVSKGKDEPREQPSKKARIGSPDKSTEEQQSTLSNPLSLSKGKDKPTEKPLEKARDGHSAKTVKEPQPKISSPSSFSKEKNKDAVQTSKATGLDNPVKSSKEPQPTISSLSSLNKGKNEATVQPSKNGKDVNSIKSSYEPQPKISSPSSFNKDKNKDDAQTSKETRVDNLVKSSKETQPTVSSLSSFNKDKNKAIVQPFKNGKDGNSIKSSNEPHPTISTPSVVLKEKMAGVQECIILVDSDEDDVVGVSGTMGSALEDVSTSKVVVDSHVQEKATLKDVKPGEKKKRKLSNGNPSKPAVSRCTEKETNTDDQTVEVGKRPETVSALEDTSTSKSVVDSHMQEKATLTDVKAGEKKRHRLSNGNPSKPAVSRCTEKETNTDDQTVEVGKRPETVSALEDMSTSKAVVDSHVQEKATLTDVKPGEKKKRKLSNGNPSKPAVSRCTEKETNTDDQTVEVGRRPQTDRSKWFKGLPWEERMETAHDQGTLVLLENLDPSYTSAEVEDVIWHGFQENCTAKVVAQTAISSPHSGRAYVIFKTRDAAELAMEKLDAGCLMLPNGRPLVASRGHPPKRGKASTLVGHLFIEKIKLQTQREDIKKAVSTSHCSQPNTVEYEMALEWCLLQTRADKYWKELYKQQGKEMRKLRAELKFK, translated from the exons ATGCCTGAtacgaaagaagaagagaatttgGAATTTAAATGGTTGAAAAAGAGAGGGATTGGTGGAAGAAGGAAAGAGGTTCAATTTTATGATTCATTTGTTTTTGACAGCGAGGAGTATTCTCTTTATGATTGCGTATATATGTATAAAGATGGTGAGCCCGGGCCTTATATTGGTAAACTTATAAAAATTTGGGAACAACCAGGAAACTTGAAGAAAGTTAAGGTCTTATGGTTTTTTCGCCCTATTGAAGTTGTCAATTATATTGGCGATGAAGAGGTGCCCGAGAATGAACTGTTTTTGGCGTCTGGTAAACAAGATTCTCGTGGGCTTACCAATATTAATCCTCTG GAGGTGATCGCTGGCAAATGCAATGTTATCTGCACGTCAAAGGACGTCAAAAACCCACAGCCTTCTGAGGAAGAGATGAAAGCAGCTGATTACATCTTCTACCGCACATTTAACGTTGACACATTTAAGATATCAGATGAAATAGATGAGAAAATAGCTTCAGTTGAAG TTAAATTCATATATAATCGCACCGGTGGTAAGGAACCAGGCAATATCTTCAAACTTGGCAGTGGAAAGACTGAAGAAAGTGGGAAGATAGGTGGAAGTGACGATGTTTCAAGACCACCAGTGAAGTTAAATGCACAAGATCTGCCTGGAAATCCAGCAGTATGCGAAAAGCTTGATAATTCGGCGAGACTTGATAACCCTGATAGTTCAGTGAGAGTGGAAAATGAGCAGTTGGTGGCTCCAGGGGTTATACATAGTTCTCTGCCTTGTGAAACTGTTGCTCCTAATGAAGCTGCAATTATTCTTGATAAGCAGGATAATGTATTAGGTCGAAAGGAAGCTCAAATTAAGCTTGAGCAACTGTTGCTAAAGCGGAGTGAGCGTGATGGTAAAGTTGATGATACATCCACTACTTTGGTTCAGGAAAAAGGCAACCTGAAACCTGTCAATAGTTCAGATGAAGCTGACAGGCCTTCTAAGAAAGCTAGGGTTGATAGTTCGGTTAAATCGTCTAAGAAACCACACCCCAAGATCTCCAAGTCTTTATCACTCAGCAAGAATAAGAAAGAGGCTAGTCCACAGATTTCAAAGAAAGATGGTGCTGATAATTTGGATAAATTACCTagggaaacacaaactacagtgTCCAATTCATCGTCAGTCAGCAAGGGCAAGGATGAGCCCAGGGAACAGCCTTCCAAGAAAGCTAGGATTGGTAGTCCAGATAAATCAACTGAAGAACAACAGTCTACACTCTCCAATCCATTATCACTCAGCAAGGGTAAGGATAAGCCCACCGAAAAACCCTTGGAAAAAGCTAGGGATGGCCATTCCGCTAAAACAGTGAAGGAACCACAACCTAAAATCTCCAGCCCATCATCATTCAGCAAAGAGAAAAATAAGGATGCTGTCCAGACTTCTAAGGCAACCGGGCTTGATAATCCTGTTAAATCATCTAAGGAACCACAACCTACAATTTCCTCGCTGTCATCACTCAACAAGGGTAAAAATGAGGCTACTGTACAACCTTCCAAGAATGGTAAGGATGTTAACTCTATCAAATCATCTTATGAACCGCAACCTAAAATCTCCAGTCCATCATCATTCAACAAAGATAAAAATAAGGATGATGCACAGACTTCTAAGGAAACTAGGGTTGATAATCTTGTTAAATCATCCAAGGAAACACAGCCTACAGTTTCCTCGCTGTCATCATTCAACAAGGACAAGAATAAAGCTATTGTACAGCCTTTCAAGAATGGTAAGGATGGTAATTCTATCAAGTCATCTAATGAACCACATCCTACAATTTCTACTCCATCAGTAGTTTTGAAGGAAAAGATGGCTGGTGTACAAGAATGTATTATACTTGTAGACTCTGATGAGGACGATGTTGTGGGGGTTTCAGGGACTATGGGCAGTGCTCTTGAAGATGTGAGTACGTCAAAAGTTGTTGTGGATTCTCATGTGCAGGAGAAGGCCACTCTCAAGGATGTCAAGCCAGGTGAGAAGAAGAAACGCAAACTTTCAAATGGGAATCCTTCTAAACCAGCAGTTTCTCGTTGTACAGAAAAGGAAACCAATACTGATGACCAAACAGTGGAAGTGGGCAAAAGGCCAGAAACTGTAAGTGCTCTTGAAGATACGAGTACGTCAAAATCTGTTGTGGATTCTCATATGCAGGAGAAGGCCACTCTTACTGATGTCAAGGCAGGTGAGAAGAAGAGACACAGACTTTCAAATGGGAATCCTTCTAAACCAGCAGTTTCTCGTTGTACAGAAAAGGAAACCAATACTGATGACCAAACAGTGGAAGTGGGCAAAAGGCCAGAAACTGTAAGTGCTCTTGAAGATATGAGTACGTCAAAAGCTGTTGTGGATTCTCATGTGCAGGAGAAGGCCACTCTTACTGATGTCAAGCCAGGCGAGAAGAAAAAGCGGAAACTTTCAAATGGAAATCCTTCCAAACCAGCAGTTTCTCGTTGTACAGAAAAGGAAACCAATACCGATGACCAAACAGTGGAAGTGGGGAGAAGGCCACAAACT GACCGAAGCAAATGGTTCAAGGGACTT CCTTGGGAGGAAAGAATGGAGACAGCGCATGATCAAGGAACACTCGTCTTGCTTGAAAATCTGGATCCATCATACACTTCTGCTGAAGTAGAG GATGTAATCTGGCATGGTTTTCAAGAAAATTGTACAGCTAAGGTTGTTGCGCAGACTGCAATTTCTAGCCCACACTCTG GTCGAGCATATGTTATCTTTAAGACACGAGATGCTGCAGAACTTGCAATGGAAAAGCTGGATGCCGGTTGCCTAATGCTACCAAATGGGAG ACCTCTTGTTGCAAGTCGAGGACATCCGCCCAAGCGTGGGAAAGCATCAACGTTAGTGGGCCATCTCttcattgaaaaaataaaattacaaactCAGCGAGAGGATATA AAAAAAGCAGTATCGACGTCACATTGTTCTCAGCCCAACACAGTTGAATATGAGATGGCTTTAGAATGGTGTCTACTGCAAACTAGGGCAGACAAGTATTGGAAGGAGCTATACAAG CAACAAGGGAAAGAGATGAGAAAACTCAGGGCAGAACTCAAGTTCAAATGA
- the LOC113303768 gene encoding protein ANTI-SILENCING 1-like isoform X2, whose translation MPDTKEEENLEFKWLKKRGIGGRRKEVQFYDSFVFDSEEYSLYDCVYMYKDGEPGPYIGKLIKIWEQPGNLKKVKVLWFFRPIEVVNYIGDEEVPENELFLASGKQDSRGLTNINPLEVIAGKCNVICTSKDVKNPQPSEEEMKAADYIFYRTFNVDTFKISDEIDEKIASVEVKFIYNRTGGKEPGNIFKLGSGKTEESGKIGGSDDVSRPPVKLNAQDLPGNPAVCEKLDNSARLDNPDSSVRVENEQLVAPGVIHSSLPCETVAPNEAAIILDKQDNVLGRKEAQIKLEQLLLKRSERDGKVDDTSTTLVQEKGNLKPVNSSDEADRPSKKARVDSSVKSSKKPHPKISKSLSLSKNKKEASPQISKKDGADNLDKLPRETQTTVSNSSSVSKGKDEPREQPSKKARIGSPDKSTEEQQSTLSNPLSLSKGKDKPTEKPLEKARDGHSAKTVKEPQPKISSPSSFSKEKNKDAVQTSKATGLDNPVKSSKEPQPTISSLSSLNKGKNEATVQPSKNGKDVNSIKSSYEPQPKISSPSSFNKDKNKDDAQTSKETRVDNLVKSSKETQPTVSSLSSFNKDKNKAIVQPFKNGTMGSALEDVSTSKVVVDSHVQEKATLKDVKPGEKKKRKLSNGNPSKPAVSRCTEKETNTDDQTVEVGKRPETVSALEDTSTSKSVVDSHMQEKATLTDVKAGEKKRHRLSNGNPSKPAVSRCTEKETNTDDQTVEVGKRPETVSALEDMSTSKAVVDSHVQEKATLTDVKPGEKKKRKLSNGNPSKPAVSRCTEKETNTDDQTVEVGRRPQTDRSKWFKGLPWEERMETAHDQGTLVLLENLDPSYTSAEVEDVIWHGFQENCTAKVVAQTAISSPHSGRAYVIFKTRDAAELAMEKLDAGCLMLPNGRPLVASRGHPPKRGKASTLVGHLFIEKIKLQTQREDIKKAVSTSHCSQPNTVEYEMALEWCLLQTRADKYWKELYKQQGKEMRKLRAELKFK comes from the exons ATGCCTGAtacgaaagaagaagagaatttgGAATTTAAATGGTTGAAAAAGAGAGGGATTGGTGGAAGAAGGAAAGAGGTTCAATTTTATGATTCATTTGTTTTTGACAGCGAGGAGTATTCTCTTTATGATTGCGTATATATGTATAAAGATGGTGAGCCCGGGCCTTATATTGGTAAACTTATAAAAATTTGGGAACAACCAGGAAACTTGAAGAAAGTTAAGGTCTTATGGTTTTTTCGCCCTATTGAAGTTGTCAATTATATTGGCGATGAAGAGGTGCCCGAGAATGAACTGTTTTTGGCGTCTGGTAAACAAGATTCTCGTGGGCTTACCAATATTAATCCTCTG GAGGTGATCGCTGGCAAATGCAATGTTATCTGCACGTCAAAGGACGTCAAAAACCCACAGCCTTCTGAGGAAGAGATGAAAGCAGCTGATTACATCTTCTACCGCACATTTAACGTTGACACATTTAAGATATCAGATGAAATAGATGAGAAAATAGCTTCAGTTGAAG TTAAATTCATATATAATCGCACCGGTGGTAAGGAACCAGGCAATATCTTCAAACTTGGCAGTGGAAAGACTGAAGAAAGTGGGAAGATAGGTGGAAGTGACGATGTTTCAAGACCACCAGTGAAGTTAAATGCACAAGATCTGCCTGGAAATCCAGCAGTATGCGAAAAGCTTGATAATTCGGCGAGACTTGATAACCCTGATAGTTCAGTGAGAGTGGAAAATGAGCAGTTGGTGGCTCCAGGGGTTATACATAGTTCTCTGCCTTGTGAAACTGTTGCTCCTAATGAAGCTGCAATTATTCTTGATAAGCAGGATAATGTATTAGGTCGAAAGGAAGCTCAAATTAAGCTTGAGCAACTGTTGCTAAAGCGGAGTGAGCGTGATGGTAAAGTTGATGATACATCCACTACTTTGGTTCAGGAAAAAGGCAACCTGAAACCTGTCAATAGTTCAGATGAAGCTGACAGGCCTTCTAAGAAAGCTAGGGTTGATAGTTCGGTTAAATCGTCTAAGAAACCACACCCCAAGATCTCCAAGTCTTTATCACTCAGCAAGAATAAGAAAGAGGCTAGTCCACAGATTTCAAAGAAAGATGGTGCTGATAATTTGGATAAATTACCTagggaaacacaaactacagtgTCCAATTCATCGTCAGTCAGCAAGGGCAAGGATGAGCCCAGGGAACAGCCTTCCAAGAAAGCTAGGATTGGTAGTCCAGATAAATCAACTGAAGAACAACAGTCTACACTCTCCAATCCATTATCACTCAGCAAGGGTAAGGATAAGCCCACCGAAAAACCCTTGGAAAAAGCTAGGGATGGCCATTCCGCTAAAACAGTGAAGGAACCACAACCTAAAATCTCCAGCCCATCATCATTCAGCAAAGAGAAAAATAAGGATGCTGTCCAGACTTCTAAGGCAACCGGGCTTGATAATCCTGTTAAATCATCTAAGGAACCACAACCTACAATTTCCTCGCTGTCATCACTCAACAAGGGTAAAAATGAGGCTACTGTACAACCTTCCAAGAATGGTAAGGATGTTAACTCTATCAAATCATCTTATGAACCGCAACCTAAAATCTCCAGTCCATCATCATTCAACAAAGATAAAAATAAGGATGATGCACAGACTTCTAAGGAAACTAGGGTTGATAATCTTGTTAAATCATCCAAGGAAACACAGCCTACAGTTTCCTCGCTGTCATCATTCAACAAGGACAAGAATAAAGCTATTGTACAGCCTTTCAAGAATG GGACTATGGGCAGTGCTCTTGAAGATGTGAGTACGTCAAAAGTTGTTGTGGATTCTCATGTGCAGGAGAAGGCCACTCTCAAGGATGTCAAGCCAGGTGAGAAGAAGAAACGCAAACTTTCAAATGGGAATCCTTCTAAACCAGCAGTTTCTCGTTGTACAGAAAAGGAAACCAATACTGATGACCAAACAGTGGAAGTGGGCAAAAGGCCAGAAACTGTAAGTGCTCTTGAAGATACGAGTACGTCAAAATCTGTTGTGGATTCTCATATGCAGGAGAAGGCCACTCTTACTGATGTCAAGGCAGGTGAGAAGAAGAGACACAGACTTTCAAATGGGAATCCTTCTAAACCAGCAGTTTCTCGTTGTACAGAAAAGGAAACCAATACTGATGACCAAACAGTGGAAGTGGGCAAAAGGCCAGAAACTGTAAGTGCTCTTGAAGATATGAGTACGTCAAAAGCTGTTGTGGATTCTCATGTGCAGGAGAAGGCCACTCTTACTGATGTCAAGCCAGGCGAGAAGAAAAAGCGGAAACTTTCAAATGGAAATCCTTCCAAACCAGCAGTTTCTCGTTGTACAGAAAAGGAAACCAATACCGATGACCAAACAGTGGAAGTGGGGAGAAGGCCACAAACT GACCGAAGCAAATGGTTCAAGGGACTT CCTTGGGAGGAAAGAATGGAGACAGCGCATGATCAAGGAACACTCGTCTTGCTTGAAAATCTGGATCCATCATACACTTCTGCTGAAGTAGAG GATGTAATCTGGCATGGTTTTCAAGAAAATTGTACAGCTAAGGTTGTTGCGCAGACTGCAATTTCTAGCCCACACTCTG GTCGAGCATATGTTATCTTTAAGACACGAGATGCTGCAGAACTTGCAATGGAAAAGCTGGATGCCGGTTGCCTAATGCTACCAAATGGGAG ACCTCTTGTTGCAAGTCGAGGACATCCGCCCAAGCGTGGGAAAGCATCAACGTTAGTGGGCCATCTCttcattgaaaaaataaaattacaaactCAGCGAGAGGATATA AAAAAAGCAGTATCGACGTCACATTGTTCTCAGCCCAACACAGTTGAATATGAGATGGCTTTAGAATGGTGTCTACTGCAAACTAGGGCAGACAAGTATTGGAAGGAGCTATACAAG CAACAAGGGAAAGAGATGAGAAAACTCAGGGCAGAACTCAAGTTCAAATGA
- the LOC113303770 gene encoding uncharacterized protein LOC113303770 isoform X1, which produces MAQAERLGLRMQKELKLLLSDPPHGVSFPMVSADPSELPTSSSSSSSSSSSSSLSTINAMMEGPEGSVYAKGVFSIQIQIPDRYPFQPPNVTFLTPIYHPNIDNGGRICLDILNLPPKGAWQPSLNIYTVITSIRLLLSEPNPDDGLMCEASREYKYNRQIFDQKARSMTERYAKAGGVIGGSSGGRNTPKDNPSMIGTEGVNLDSRSVENDARNIENEKKTSCKTLGVRRKLSLETSVAPQVSNSDDKVNVQHKHKLSLSLSQSLSSVSSSKLLAVGQDDNHLEQPSHQVHPSIIGSSQKLSVTKRKLSMESLGRPKSKDDDVKESTAFHRDSSLSHSEIPSNPPTKSHWPQVTDHVEQQPEQGFESKIEDAPANVSSNKKQRALKKMLPVEVSSSPQYSNADGIEDLLSNSHRTTLGSLDTNSSNTLMPTSDEFEEQQTYQDHGGGSGTKSGTSSQREQRRFGRKLSLGMSGLTRRDNFDNKENIPPNQNSSSTDSKSLSISSSAKSPKPRTRKRGNEQLHQDSVKKTVSKKQRKEDLPDAEAVVVLDSEDSEEEGKGVKRSRLSLSRKRLVGKKLK; this is translated from the exons ATGGCTCAAGCTGAAAGGCTTGGTTTGCGAATGCAAAAGGAACTTAAACTTCTTCTTTCTGATCCACCTCATGGTGTTTCTTTTCCTATGGTTTCTGCTGATCCATCTGAGCTCCCTACTTCATCCTcctcatcttcctcttcttcatcatcatcttccttgtcCACCATTAACGCCA TGATGGAAGGGCCTGAAGGAAGTGTATATGCAAAAGGGGTTTTTAGTATCCAGATTCAAATACCAGATCG ATATCCATTTCAACCACCAAATGTGACATTTTTGACTCCAATTTATCACCCTAATATCGATAATGGAGGACGGATTTGTCTCGATATTCTTAATCTTCCTCCCAAG GGTGCATGGCAGCCATCTTTGAACATTTATACTGTAATAACTAGCATAAGGTTGCTACTGAGTGAGCCTAATCCTGATGATGGCCTAATGTGCGAAGCA AGCAGAGAGTACAAGTACAATAGACAAATTTTTGACCAGAAGGCACGCTCCATGACCGAAAGATATGCAAAGGCGGGCGGGGTAATTGGAGGTAGTAGCGGTGGAAGAAACACTCCTAAAGATAACCCAAGCATG ATTGGAACTGAAGGAGTGAACCTAGATTCTAGAAGTGTAGAAAATGACGCCAGAAACATAGAGAATGAGAAGAAAACAAGTTGTAAGACATTAGGGGTCAGGAGGAAGTTGTCCTTGGAAACATCGGTTGCACCTCAGGTTAGTAATAGTGACGACAAAGTAAATGTACAACATAAGCACAAGCTATCCCTCTCGCTGTCTCAAAGTCTTTCAAGTGTCAGTTCATCCAAATTGTTGGCTGTGGGGCAGGATGATAATCATCTTGAACAACCATCTCATCAAGTACATCCCAGCATTATTGGGAGTTCACAGAAGCTCTCTGTCACTAAGCGGAAGTTGTCAATGGAGTCGTTAGGTCGCCCAAAGAGTAAGGATGATGATGTTAAGGAGAGTACAGCATTCCATCGCGATTCATCTCTTTCTCACTCTGAAATCCCTTCCAATCCTCCCACGAAATCTCATTGGCCGCAGGTAACTGACCATGTTGAACAGCAACCTGAGCAAGGTTTTGAAAGTAAAATTGAAGATGCACCCGCTAATGTGAGCAGTAATAAGAAGCAGCGTGCGCTCAAAAAAATGTTGCCTGTTGAAGTTTCCAGTTCTCCTCAGTACTCAAATGCTGATGGCATAGAAGATTTGTTATCGAACAGCCACAGGACTACACTGGGAAGCCTAGATACAAATTCATCCAATACCTTAATGCCAACATCTGACGAATTTGAAGAACAACAGACTTATCAAGATCATGGTGGAGGATCAGGAACTAAAAGTGGAACAAGTAGTCAAAGAGAACAACGTCGATTTGGTCGAAAACTTTCTCTTGGAATGTCAGGCCTAACCAGGAGGGACAACTTTGATAATAAGGAGAATATACCTCCAAATCAGAATTCATCATCCACAGACTCTAAAAGCCTTTCTATTAGTTCTTCAGCGAAGTCCCCAAAACCACGTACTAGAAAACGTGGTAATGAACAACTTCACCAAGACAGTGTAAAGAAAACAGTGTCCAAGAAGCAACGAAAAGAGGATCTTCCTGATGCCGAAGCAGTGGTAGTGTTGGACAGTGAAGACAGTGAAGAGGAAGGTAAGGGCGTTAAAAGGTCTAGACTGTCACTTTCTCGGAAACGTTTGGTGGGAAAAAAGCTGAAGTAG